The sequence CCATTGCGCCCAATTCCAAACTTGCCAGAGTTTACGCGCCGATGGTTCTAGTTTACGATAAACTTCGTAAGCTTGATAAGCTTGTCCGACAGTAACTTGATTCAAAACCGGAGAAATTTGCTGCATCCAGCGATCCAAATCGTCTACAGTACCTCGAATGAGAGTGTAAGCTTGAGGAACATAAATCGAGAGTAGAGGATATTTTACCTCCGGATGGTAGATGTGTGCGATCGCCACAACTAAATCTTGACATCGTTGCCAAAAAGTTTGCCAATCTTCCCAAATTGGCGCATCATCTTTTGTCGCTTGAATTACCTTTTGTAAAGCCAATTCAGCTTCTTTCGTCGCATCATCACCAGTTAAAGCGCGATCCTCAGCAGCTTCCAAATCTGCATTAACTTGCGCCATCACCGATTCTACCTCAGCGATCGCCGGACGAGTCCATTTCACCAACAACCAACGCCAACCCGCAAAAACAACAATAAAAACCGCCCAAATCCAATTAATACCCCATTCATGGATTTGCATCCCCGCCGAGATTAACAAAAAAAGTGCGATCGCAGCGATCGGCAGTCCCAAAACCACCCACTGCCAAGGCTTTAATCTTACCATGACCTCATCCCCACACCAATAGCTCTACTGTAAAAAGTTTAGCGCCAGAAGAGGGGTGAGCGCGATCGATTTTTTTATCAGTGGTAAAATACTAAATCTGCTGTTTATTGACAACTTAAAGACAGTTGCCTATCCTAAAAATCATGGATGTCTACTTTGTGTTGAATGGAATTACCTTCGTCTGGAATGAGGAGAAAGCTAGGAAAAATCCTCTTAAACACGATGGAGTTACATTTGAACAAGCAGCAGAAAGCTTTTTCGATCCATTTCTAAAAGTAATTGATGCCAGTCGCAATGAGGAAGCACGAGATGCCATAATTGGTTTAGATACTAATTGGAATCTTTTATTTATTGTTCACTTAGCTTTTGAAAATAACCTCATCCGAATTATTTCAGCCCGTCAAGCTACTCGAAAAGAGCGAGAATACTATGAAAATTGAAACTTTGCAACAACGTTTATCGAAAAATCGCCCGACAACTTCGGTGACTATTAATATTCCAGAAGATGTGATCGAAGACCTCAAGCGAATTGCGCCCAAGCTTGGTTTTTCTAATTATCAATCGCTAATTCGTGCTTATATTGGGCAAGGACTACGAGTAGATTTAGAACGCTTGGAAAACGATCCGGTTACTGCGTTAATTGCTTTGGCTTTATTGGATGCTTCACCTAAAGTTTCTTCCCTTCGACAAGAGGTTCAGAAATTCAGGATAAGTCAAGCTAGCGTTGATGAAACAGAAGAAGGTTTAATGTACGACTCAGCAATACAATATCAAAAACGTTTTGCTCAAGATCGTATCGAACCTGTGCGAAAGCAAATTAACTTAAAAAAATCTCTACAAGAGAATGACTTATTGCCAATTGTGACGGACAGTTATTTCGTTCCAGAAGAACGTAAATATTTATTCGCAAAAGGACTTTACGCTGGATTAATCGGAGATTTTGTGACCTCCACCCATCTTCTCATTCCCCAAATTGAGAATTCTATACGTTGTCTAGTCGAAAAACCCGATGTTATCACTTATAAACTCGACGATATTCAATTCGATATTCAGGAGGAACACAACTTGAATAACACTCTCGAACGTCCAGAGATTATATCAATTTTTGATGAAAACACCCTCTTTAACCTTAAGAGTTTACTGTTTGGAAGTAATCTAAAACACCGTATGGCTCGTGGTTTAATTAATGATAGTGAATTTTCAAGTTCTTTAATGTCTTATCTATGGTGGCTCACTCTCCGGTTGTGTTGTTTGCTAAGTTCAAACTATCAACAAAAGCTGGAAAACTCCGATCCTTGGGTCAGATTTGCTGGTATATTCAAAGACGATCCAATTTTTGATGA comes from Oscillatoria salina IIICB1 and encodes:
- a CDS encoding BrnT family toxin, which encodes MDVYFVLNGITFVWNEEKARKNPLKHDGVTFEQAAESFFDPFLKVIDASRNEEARDAIIGLDTNWNLLFIVHLAFENNLIRIISARQATRKEREYYEN
- a CDS encoding DUF4209 domain-containing protein, which codes for MKIETLQQRLSKNRPTTSVTINIPEDVIEDLKRIAPKLGFSNYQSLIRAYIGQGLRVDLERLENDPVTALIALALLDASPKVSSLRQEVQKFRISQASVDETEEGLMYDSAIQYQKRFAQDRIEPVRKQINLKKSLQENDLLPIVTDSYFVPEERKYLFAKGLYAGLIGDFVTSTHLLIPQIENSIRCLVEKPDVITYKLDDIQFDIQEEHNLNNTLERPEIISIFDENTLFNLKSLLFGSNLKHRMARGLINDSEFSSSLMSYLWWLTLRLCCLLSSNYQQKLENSDPWVRFAGIFKDDPIFDEFVEDMAAYRGEINAELTEDEVTYEESQST